One segment of Macrotis lagotis isolate mMagLag1 chromosome 1, bilby.v1.9.chrom.fasta, whole genome shotgun sequence DNA contains the following:
- the LOC141509375 gene encoding ETS translocation variant 2-like — protein sequence MDLNWLCWDELALQDVPLEHPGLASGEADFYNSKTSTVSDPRGLDPRPLGIGWKEPANECGSGFLLPEFPWGTDACSLNLQWSGDWSDSAWLNPASQPCGPTPFTHSESAGITELPPSQASFPSWAAPSAPSGPPHWDCSIGPCWEGGSTGPATRDHPATWGLSQPSQCPAPSSGCAVPSNPTPRQDRAAAPRGPRTGHRGPIQLWQFLLELLRDRAGEGCIRWTGNSREFQLCDPKEVARLWGERKKKPGMNYEKLSRGLRYYYRRDIVHKSGGRKYTYRFGGRVPDLP from the exons ATGGACCTCAACTGGCTTTGCTGGGATGAGCTAGCACTGCAGGACGTGCCCCTGGAGCACCCAGGCCTAG CCTCAGGAGAAGCAGATTTTTATAACTCGAAGACTTCCACCGTGTCAGACCCCAGAGGCTTGGACCCTAGGCCCCTGGGGATAGGATGGAAAG aaCCGGCTAACGAATGCGGCTCGGGTTTCCTGTTGCCCGAATTTCCGTGGGGGACTG ACGCCTGCTCCTTGAACCTTCAGTGGTCCGGAGACTGGAGCGACTCTGCGTGGCTCAACCCAGCCTCCCAGCCCTGCGGCCCTACTCCCTTCACCCACTCGGAAAGCGCGGGGATCACGGAGCTCCCCCCGAGCCAGGCCAGCTTCCCCTCGTGGGCCGCCCCCTCTGCCCCAAGCGGCCCTCCCCACTGGGACTGCTCCATCGGCCCTTGTTGGGAGGGAGGCAGCACTGGCCCCGCCACGAGGGACCATCCCGCCACCTGGGGGCTGAGCCAACCTTCGCAATGTCCAGCCCCCTCGAGCGGGTGTGCAGTCCCTTCCAACCCGACGCCACGCCAGGACCGCGCCGCGGCCCCCCGAGGCCCCAGGACCGGCCACCGCG GTCCCATTCAGCTCTGGCAATTTCTGCTGGAACTTCTCCGGGACCGAGCGGGTGAGGGTTGCATCCGCTGGACAGGGAACAGCCGGGAGTTCCAGCTGTGCGACCCAAAGGAG GTGGCCCGCCTGTGGGGGGAGCGGAAAAAGAAGCCGGGAATGAACTACGAGAAACTGAGCCGGGGTCTGCGTTACTATTACCGCCGGGACATCGTGCACAAGAGCGGCGGCCGAAAGTACACTTATCGATTTGGGGGCCGTGTCCCCGACCTGCCCTGA